A portion of the Oxynema aestuarii AP17 genome contains these proteins:
- a CDS encoding DUF4139 domain-containing protein → MSAPLPLDSKIDGVKIYASGATVTRIASLPPDWRGDRVEIAGLPLVLDDRSVRARIEGSDSAIACDIAIGLAVPSREDPGEPPLETEVRKARFKVKQLQDTLLAIQREIANLNTLEVPDRPRGEAGKSPPPSPMGARLALSHFAQEQVQAKFVEKREVAIALRTATQALADLERQQQQASSAREAQPHELRKTAIIGLSWTDRPAESPLQLVLEYFVPGARWTPSYICRLNRQDNRATIAVRASVCQRTGEDWSGVRVELSTAEPSSWCELPELASLRIGRSQPAPKPSGWRRPPVGAENLFEDYDRQKQAAKLAVSTEAIAVSPSFQAAIAPLTSLDLTSSESFAAPASKQVVDRSFTQAIDPSLSEDLEEIEELIEELDDDGMNYDSPLGAFARSPKASIEKARSAGQQRQRRSPVSMPPSPIPETVETIDRLTYSIMRLGAPEDGAERGKLKVSSPEDRYLEFLQRQDLKVPFPIRGVLNNALAEAKRCFMVHLPHGSHEVRYSAGSFDYAYAAEGRLDIPSDGQFHAIALLSRDAEVKLRYIVVPRIDPNVFRIAQLLNPLDAPLLAGMADIYVDGEYILSTEMPTIPPRGEMELGLGVEQGIQVARNTNYREVRSGETLVAFNELRHEIAIAIVNNLQRAIAIEVRDRLPVPAEGAKVDVQIDRVVPEWEVYNQQERGRPIRGGYRWKVEVPAGDRLNLEVDYTIKTFVDSELLGGNRRE, encoded by the coding sequence ATGTCCGCCCCTCTCCCGCTTGACTCCAAAATCGACGGCGTAAAAATTTACGCTTCCGGCGCTACAGTGACTCGGATCGCTTCATTGCCTCCCGATTGGAGGGGCGATCGCGTCGAAATTGCCGGACTTCCCCTCGTTTTAGACGATCGCAGCGTCCGCGCCCGTATTGAAGGTAGCGACAGCGCGATCGCCTGCGATATCGCGATCGGTCTCGCCGTTCCTTCCCGCGAAGACCCTGGGGAACCGCCCCTAGAAACAGAAGTGAGAAAAGCGCGCTTCAAAGTTAAACAATTACAAGATACCCTTCTCGCGATCCAACGAGAAATCGCCAATCTCAATACCTTGGAAGTCCCCGATCGCCCGAGAGGGGAAGCTGGAAAATCACCGCCGCCTTCGCCGATGGGGGCGCGTCTGGCGTTATCTCACTTTGCACAAGAGCAAGTGCAAGCCAAATTCGTCGAAAAACGGGAAGTGGCGATCGCCTTGCGAACGGCGACCCAAGCCCTCGCCGACTTGGAACGACAACAACAGCAAGCGTCTTCAGCGCGCGAAGCGCAACCGCACGAACTGCGAAAAACCGCCATTATTGGACTTTCTTGGACCGATCGCCCCGCCGAGTCTCCCCTTCAACTCGTTTTAGAATACTTCGTCCCCGGAGCGCGCTGGACGCCGAGTTACATCTGTCGCTTGAACCGCCAGGACAATCGCGCCACGATCGCCGTGCGCGCCTCGGTGTGCCAAAGAACTGGAGAAGATTGGAGCGGGGTGCGCGTCGAACTGTCCACCGCCGAACCGTCGAGCTGGTGCGAGTTACCAGAGTTAGCTTCCCTGCGGATCGGGCGATCGCAACCCGCACCCAAGCCCTCGGGATGGCGACGCCCGCCCGTCGGCGCCGAAAATTTATTTGAAGATTACGACCGCCAGAAACAAGCCGCTAAATTGGCTGTCTCTACCGAGGCGATCGCCGTGTCTCCCTCATTCCAAGCGGCGATCGCTCCCTTAACTTCTCTCGATCTCACAAGCAGCGAAAGCTTTGCGGCTCCCGCCTCCAAGCAGGTGGTAGATCGATCTTTCACTCAGGCTATAGATCCATCTCTCAGTGAAGATCTTGAAGAGATTGAGGAGCTTATTGAAGAGCTTGATGACGACGGGATGAACTACGATTCTCCTTTGGGGGCATTTGCTCGCTCTCCAAAGGCATCGATCGAAAAAGCGCGATCGGCTGGACAACAGAGGCAACGGCGATCGCCCGTCTCCATGCCTCCAAGCCCGATCCCCGAGACCGTCGAAACCATCGATCGCCTCACCTACTCTATCATGCGTCTCGGCGCTCCCGAAGATGGGGCAGAACGCGGAAAACTCAAGGTTTCCAGCCCGGAAGACCGCTATCTGGAATTCCTACAACGGCAAGATCTCAAGGTTCCCTTCCCAATTCGAGGGGTTCTCAATAACGCCCTTGCCGAAGCCAAGCGCTGTTTTATGGTACATCTGCCGCACGGTTCTCATGAAGTGAGATACAGCGCCGGATCCTTCGATTATGCCTATGCTGCCGAAGGACGCCTCGATATTCCCAGTGACGGCCAATTTCACGCGATCGCCCTCCTGAGTCGGGACGCCGAGGTGAAGTTGCGTTATATCGTCGTCCCGCGTATCGACCCCAACGTTTTTCGGATCGCCCAACTACTCAACCCTCTCGATGCTCCCCTGTTAGCGGGAATGGCCGATATTTATGTCGATGGCGAGTATATTTTATCCACAGAAATGCCGACGATTCCACCACGGGGGGAAATGGAATTGGGATTGGGAGTGGAACAAGGGATCCAAGTTGCCCGCAATACGAATTATCGCGAAGTTCGTTCTGGAGAAACCTTAGTGGCGTTTAACGAGTTGCGCCACGAAATCGCGATCGCGATCGTCAATAATTTGCAACGGGCGATCGCCATCGAAGTGCGCGATCGCCTGCCCGTCCCGGCAGAAGGTGCTAAAGTAGACGTACAAATCGATCGCGTCGTCCCCGAATGGGAAGTTTACAATCAACAAGAACGCGGTCGGCCCATACGCGGCGGCTATCGCTGGAAAGTTGAAGTTCCGGCGGGCGATCGCCTCAATTTAGAAGTCGATTATACGATTAAAACCTTCGTCGATAGCGAATTACTCGGCGGCAATCGTCGGGAATAA
- a CDS encoding saccharopine dehydrogenase family protein: MNDRVLIVGGTGRIGSSVARDLLAHTDAHLTITGRNAAKGEAVRQQLGERVDFLQLDLNDRDRLRGAIGESHLTIHTAGPFHDRDGRVLDSCIAAGVNYLDVSDDRTFTKTALAKSELAREAGITAAINTGIFPGVSNSLTRYGVERLDEAETIEIAYVVGGSGGAGVTVMRTTFLGLQAPFEAWIDGKWQVVEPYSDRETVDFGAPYGQIGVYWFDMPEVYTLPQSFPVKTAIAKFGSAPDLYNRFTWIVARSPAAWLKNHAVVEFLSYVSYAMTALTDRAFGIGVVVRSRVSGRKNGQPATICTSVAHPDTAIVTGMGAGAIAQRLLEGSVRQPGVFPVERLLPTDLFLEGMTRRGIKIEQTWESSTAIAPDRPN; the protein is encoded by the coding sequence ATGAACGATCGCGTTTTGATTGTTGGGGGAACTGGACGAATCGGATCGAGTGTGGCGCGGGATTTACTCGCACATACCGACGCCCACCTTACCATTACCGGGCGCAATGCGGCCAAAGGGGAAGCCGTTCGCCAGCAGTTAGGCGAACGGGTTGACTTTCTGCAATTGGACTTGAACGATCGCGATCGCCTCCGGGGGGCGATCGGCGAGTCTCACCTCACGATCCATACTGCCGGCCCGTTTCACGATCGCGACGGACGAGTTCTCGATAGTTGTATCGCGGCTGGCGTTAACTATCTCGACGTCAGCGACGATCGCACGTTCACGAAAACAGCCCTCGCCAAAAGTGAGTTAGCCCGGGAAGCCGGGATAACCGCCGCCATCAATACGGGGATTTTTCCCGGCGTTTCCAACAGTTTGACCCGTTACGGCGTCGAACGACTCGACGAAGCGGAAACCATCGAGATCGCTTACGTCGTCGGCGGGTCCGGTGGCGCGGGGGTGACGGTGATGCGAACCACGTTCCTCGGGTTGCAAGCCCCTTTTGAGGCGTGGATTGACGGCAAATGGCAGGTTGTCGAGCCTTACAGCGATCGCGAAACCGTAGATTTCGGCGCGCCTTACGGCCAGATCGGCGTGTACTGGTTCGACATGCCGGAAGTTTACACCCTGCCCCAATCGTTCCCGGTGAAGACGGCGATCGCCAAATTCGGCAGCGCCCCGGATTTGTATAATCGGTTCACCTGGATCGTCGCCCGATCGCCTGCCGCCTGGTTAAAAAATCATGCCGTCGTCGAATTCCTCTCTTATGTGAGTTACGCGATGACCGCACTCACCGATCGCGCCTTCGGGATCGGCGTCGTCGTGCGATCGCGAGTATCGGGACGGAAAAACGGCCAACCTGCCACCATTTGCACCAGCGTCGCCCATCCGGATACCGCGATCGTCACCGGGATGGGGGCCGGGGCGATCGCCCAACGCCTGTTAGAAGGAAGCGTGCGACAACCGGGGGTCTTTCCCGTCGAACGCCTCTTGCCGACCGATTTATTTTTAGAGGGAATGACCCGTAGGGGCATTAAAATCGAGCAAACCTGGGAGTCCTCCACAGCGATCGCCCCCGATCGACCAAACTGA
- a CDS encoding hybrid sensor histidine kinase/response regulator gives MSTIPLTLKAFVRPTWVCAQTVSISELHSRLGDCRASEWPGDRLILVDRQQTPVGTIALARLLPYLLSPGDLDPKPAPEDPLWEWAADAIEPVEIWGAGVPWVEFWQHLHSQTPGSHSVSQWAIVETTGEILGLLDPVCLLDFAAREMLPPGTDSASNPVETDSHALPPLGDLLEEMPLPMKLQTHGGHILSENRAWRQQFSSGVADEPHPQPADRPEKDSAGSCSMPDGQNAVWQFVQIPIGIVIGGDSPNRTIARTPNLRLLHPQPGIESSNPNLRAPPIREATPNAYGDTKRTSEAMPKAIAHATRSPTAYRPGAENSSETNETLWLILAQDVSDRQQVAKELAAKNADLIQLNRLKDEFLACISHELKTPLTSVLGLSTLLKDRALGPLSDRQERYAQMIYQSGRHLMNVVNDILDLTRIESGQMELILEPVNLHDVCQRALEQAHLSLPEAEQRERQEHVPSKPGDRITSQFTLEIEPDLTSVVADELRLRQMLYNLLSNAAKFTPPEGSITLKVNRWGGWIAFTISDTGIGIPAEKQHLIFQKFQQLENPLTRQFEGTGLGLVLTQRLARAHGGDVTFISTEGKGSQFTLLLPPSPPQPTTALGESGPLSNRLVLLVEVVPQSIDRLSEQLTALGYQVAIARTGTEALEKARRLQPQTIFLNPLLPLLSGWDVLTLLKSQGQTRQIPIVVVATEADKERALLAGADGFVRTPIDERALAAQMAQIVPSANDRHDRHDAPGGPLTHLTILHLRPLETWQSLDRADFAPSSLDVQPLHSLLSAQIEVERGLHYRVLEAEDLEQAELLARVWQIDAIVLESGEHLHDPVTFLRKFSQYPILAGLPLIPLESETTRAAYQVPGLNVFPCLQYRPDGERHSTPNIAALVQVIHLATGKHSKPTVLVAELAIAEPGAIAPTRSSGENEWLSALIQYLEKAGFQSAFARSWSKVWHRIQTQSVDLLSICWRDSPASPEVLEVLDRLSETPKRPPILVFDRREVQPSAPSDTDRDPLEARLRAIATRILPPSASMGELRSAIEETLKG, from the coding sequence GTGTCCACAATCCCCTTAACTCTCAAAGCCTTTGTCCGCCCCACCTGGGTTTGCGCGCAAACGGTCAGTATATCAGAATTGCATTCGCGCTTGGGCGACTGCCGCGCCAGCGAGTGGCCGGGAGATCGCCTGATTCTCGTAGACCGCCAACAGACCCCCGTAGGGACGATCGCCCTCGCCCGACTGCTGCCGTATTTACTCTCCCCCGGCGATCTCGACCCCAAACCCGCTCCAGAAGATCCCTTATGGGAATGGGCCGCCGATGCGATCGAACCCGTGGAAATTTGGGGTGCCGGAGTGCCCTGGGTAGAATTTTGGCAGCACTTGCACTCGCAAACCCCCGGATCCCATAGCGTCAGCCAGTGGGCGATCGTCGAAACCACCGGAGAAATCCTCGGACTACTCGATCCAGTCTGCCTGCTCGATTTTGCGGCCAGAGAGATGCTACCACCCGGCACAGATTCCGCCAGCAACCCGGTCGAGACCGATTCCCATGCCCTGCCCCCATTAGGCGATCTGCTCGAAGAGATGCCCTTGCCGATGAAATTGCAAACCCACGGCGGCCATATTTTATCCGAAAATCGGGCATGGCGGCAGCAATTTAGCTCCGGCGTGGCAGACGAACCCCATCCCCAACCAGCCGATCGCCCGGAAAAAGACAGTGCGGGATCTTGCTCGATGCCCGACGGTCAAAATGCCGTCTGGCAGTTCGTCCAAATACCGATCGGCATCGTCATCGGCGGCGACTCGCCGAATCGAACGATCGCCAGAACCCCGAATCTGCGACTGTTACACCCCCAACCGGGGATCGAAAGCTCCAATCCCAATCTCAGAGCGCCCCCCATTCGCGAAGCGACGCCTAACGCCTACGGGGACACTAAGCGCACTAGCGAAGCCATGCCGAAGGCTATAGCGCACGCGACCCGATCGCCAACGGCGTATCGCCCCGGCGCCGAAAACAGCTCGGAAACCAACGAAACCTTGTGGCTGATCCTGGCTCAAGATGTCAGCGATCGCCAACAAGTCGCCAAAGAACTGGCGGCCAAAAATGCCGATTTAATCCAACTCAACCGACTCAAAGACGAATTTCTCGCCTGTATCAGCCACGAACTCAAAACCCCGCTCACCTCCGTTCTGGGTCTGTCCACCTTGCTCAAAGACCGCGCCCTCGGGCCGCTCAGCGACCGTCAAGAACGTTACGCCCAAATGATTTATCAAAGCGGGCGCCACCTCATGAACGTCGTCAACGACATTCTCGACCTGACCCGGATCGAAAGCGGGCAAATGGAACTGATTCTCGAACCCGTCAACCTGCACGATGTCTGTCAACGCGCCCTCGAACAAGCTCATCTCTCCCTTCCCGAAGCCGAACAACGCGAACGACAAGAACACGTCCCCTCCAAACCGGGCGATCGCATTACCAGCCAATTCACCTTGGAGATCGAACCCGATCTCACCAGCGTCGTCGCCGACGAACTGCGCTTGCGCCAGATGCTCTATAACCTGCTCTCCAATGCCGCCAAATTTACCCCGCCAGAAGGATCCATTACGCTCAAAGTCAATCGCTGGGGCGGCTGGATTGCCTTCACCATCAGCGACACGGGCATCGGCATCCCCGCAGAAAAACAGCATCTCATCTTCCAAAAATTCCAACAGTTAGAAAATCCCCTCACCCGTCAATTTGAAGGCACCGGGTTGGGGTTAGTCCTCACCCAACGTCTGGCCCGGGCTCACGGCGGCGACGTTACCTTTATTTCCACGGAAGGTAAAGGCAGCCAATTTACCTTACTCCTGCCCCCCTCTCCCCCCCAACCGACCACCGCCCTCGGCGAATCCGGACCCCTCTCGAATCGCTTGGTTTTACTCGTCGAAGTGGTTCCCCAATCCATCGATCGGTTGAGCGAACAACTCACCGCCTTGGGCTATCAGGTGGCGATCGCCCGGACGGGAACCGAAGCCCTCGAAAAAGCCCGCCGCCTCCAACCACAAACGATCTTTCTCAATCCCTTACTCCCCTTACTCTCCGGTTGGGACGTGCTGACCTTACTCAAATCCCAGGGACAAACGCGCCAAATTCCGATCGTGGTCGTCGCCACCGAAGCGGACAAAGAACGAGCCCTGCTGGCGGGGGCGGACGGTTTCGTGCGAACCCCCATTGACGAACGGGCCTTAGCCGCTCAAATGGCTCAGATCGTCCCTTCCGCAAACGACCGTCACGATCGCCACGATGCTCCGGGAGGACCGTTGACCCACTTGACGATCTTGCATTTGCGCCCCCTCGAAACCTGGCAATCCCTCGATCGGGCCGACTTTGCCCCCAGCAGTCTCGACGTCCAACCCCTTCACTCCCTGCTGTCCGCGCAAATTGAGGTAGAACGGGGTCTCCATTACCGGGTCTTAGAAGCCGAGGACCTCGAACAAGCGGAACTGCTGGCGCGAGTCTGGCAAATTGACGCGATCGTGCTTGAAAGTGGCGAACATCTGCACGATCCGGTCACCTTTTTACGCAAATTCAGCCAATATCCGATTTTGGCAGGTCTTCCTCTCATTCCTCTCGAATCGGAAACCACCCGCGCCGCCTATCAAGTTCCCGGTTTGAACGTGTTTCCCTGTTTGCAATATCGCCCGGACGGCGAACGGCATTCTACTCCCAATATTGCCGCGTTAGTCCAAGTGATTCACCTGGCGACGGGGAAACATTCCAAACCGACCGTTCTGGTCGCCGAATTGGCGATCGCCGAACCCGGCGCGATCGCCCCTACCCGGTCGAGTGGCGAAAATGAATGGCTTTCAGCCTTAATTCAATATCTGGAAAAAGCCGGGTTTCAAAGCGCTTTCGCCCGGTCTTGGTCGAAAGTCTGGCATCGCATCCAAACTCAAAGCGTCGATCTGCTTTCCATTTGCTGGCGCGATTCCCCGGCAAGTCCCGAAGTGCTAGAAGTCCTCGATCGCCTCAGTGAAACCCCCAAGCGCCCGCCGATTTTAGTCTTCGATCGCCGCGAAGTGCAGCCGTCCGCCCCGTCGGACACCGATCGCGACCCTCTCGAAGCGCGCTTGCGGGCGATCGCGACGCGCATTTTGCCCCCTTCGGCGTCCATGGGTGAATTGCGCTCGGCGATCGAAGAAACGTTGAAGGGTTAG
- a CDS encoding circadian clock protein KaiA, with translation MHSQLSICIFTTEENLTQSLDAYLAGDRYLANSFQSVEGFLKYVLAHKQQLDCLILQSDSALKILSEKLHAEGILLPATILHLEEESIPLDPSPDSGETPTPTPVAGGARNGSKVYPSLFYHTAEVHLWVENLDELPRSIERAIAQFLNLSPSVSLGDRPVANSQTPTNPATQNFLLNQQRRLAEKLRERLGYLGVYYKRNPQRFVRNLSPGERDNFLKQLKADYREIVLYYFADDGTLNQRIDEYVNMAFLSDISVTQIVEIHMELMDDFSKQLKLEGRSEEILLDYRLTLIDIIAHLCEMYRRSIPRES, from the coding sequence TTGCATTCCCAACTATCGATTTGCATTTTCACCACCGAGGAGAACCTCACCCAATCGCTCGATGCTTACTTGGCGGGCGATCGCTACCTCGCGAACTCTTTTCAGTCAGTCGAAGGGTTTTTAAAGTATGTTTTAGCCCACAAACAGCAACTCGATTGTTTGATTTTACAATCCGATTCGGCTTTGAAAATTCTATCGGAAAAGTTGCACGCCGAAGGGATTCTTCTGCCTGCAACGATCTTGCATTTAGAAGAAGAAAGCATTCCCCTCGACCCTTCCCCAGACTCTGGCGAAACGCCAACGCCGACCCCCGTCGCCGGGGGAGCCAGAAATGGCAGCAAAGTTTATCCTAGTTTGTTTTATCACACGGCAGAAGTTCACTTGTGGGTTGAAAATCTCGACGAACTGCCCCGCAGCATCGAACGGGCGATCGCCCAATTTCTCAATCTTTCCCCGAGTGTGAGCCTCGGCGATCGCCCCGTGGCTAACTCCCAAACCCCAACCAATCCAGCCACTCAAAATTTTTTGCTGAACCAACAGCGTCGTCTCGCCGAAAAACTCAGGGAGCGACTAGGATACTTAGGCGTGTATTACAAACGAAACCCACAGCGTTTTGTTCGCAACCTTTCTCCGGGAGAAAGAGACAACTTTTTAAAACAATTAAAGGCGGATTATCGAGAAATTGTCTTGTACTATTTTGCCGATGACGGTACCCTCAATCAACGCATTGACGAGTATGTCAATATGGCCTTTCTCTCCGATATTTCCGTCACCCAAATTGTCGAAATTCACATGGAGCTAATGGACGATTTTTCTAAACAATTAAAATTGGAAGGTCGCAGCGAAGAAATTCTCCTCGACTATCGGCTGACTTTGATTGACATCATCGCTCATTTATGCGAAATGTATCGACGTTCGATCCCGAGAGAATCGTGA
- the kaiB gene encoding circadian clock protein KaiB encodes MSPPKKTYVLKLYVAGNTPNSVRALKTLKNILEQEFQGVYALKVIDVLKNPQLAEEDKILATPTLSKILPPPVRKIIGDLSDREKVLIGLDLLYEELRDQELD; translated from the coding sequence ATGAGTCCTCCTAAAAAAACTTACGTCCTCAAGCTCTACGTCGCGGGCAACACCCCCAACTCGGTCCGCGCTTTAAAAACCCTGAAAAATATTCTCGAACAAGAATTCCAAGGGGTCTACGCCCTCAAAGTGATCGACGTTCTCAAAAATCCACAATTGGCCGAAGAAGATAAAATCTTGGCCACCCCGACTTTATCGAAAATCTTACCCCCTCCCGTGCGTAAGATTATTGGCGATCTTTCCGATCGCGAGAAAGTCTTGATCGGCTTGGACTTACTGTACGAAGAACTGCGCGATCAAGAATTGGATTGA
- the kaiC gene encoding circadian clock protein KaiC: MNSKKPSGLGEELPTVGVPKIRTMIEGFDDISHGGMPVSRTTLVSGTSGTGKTLFAVQFLYNGITYFDEPGVFVTFEESPTDIIKNASSFGWDLQHLVDEGKLFILDASPDPEGQDVVGNFDLSALIERIQYAIRKYKARRVSIDSVTAVFQQYDAASVVRREIFRLVARLKQVGATTIMTTERVEEYGPVARFGVEEFVSDNVVILRNVLEGERRRRTIEILKLRGTTHMKGEYPFTMTTDGINIFPLGAMRLTQRSSNARVSSGVKTLDEMCGGGFFKDSIILATGATGTGKTLLVSKFLEDACMNGERAMMFAYEESRAQLLRNAYSWGIDFEELEKKGLLRIMCAYPESAGLEDHLQIIKTEIAEFKPSRIAIDSLSALARGVSNNAFRQFVIGVTGYAKQEEITGFFTNTTDQFMGSHSITDSHISTITDTIIMLQYVEIRGEMSRAINVFKMRGSWHDKGIREYTISEHGPEIKDSFRNYERIISGSPSRISVDEKSELSRIVKGVQGKVGE; the protein is encoded by the coding sequence ATGAATTCTAAGAAGCCATCCGGACTAGGAGAAGAACTACCCACCGTAGGAGTCCCCAAAATTCGGACCATGATTGAGGGGTTTGACGATATCAGTCATGGCGGAATGCCCGTCAGTCGCACCACCTTGGTAAGCGGAACGTCAGGTACCGGAAAAACCCTCTTTGCGGTTCAATTTCTCTACAATGGCATCACCTACTTCGACGAACCCGGCGTATTTGTCACCTTCGAGGAATCTCCCACCGATATTATCAAAAACGCCTCCAGCTTTGGTTGGGATTTGCAGCACTTAGTCGATGAAGGCAAACTTTTTATTCTCGATGCCTCTCCCGACCCCGAAGGTCAAGATGTCGTCGGTAATTTCGACCTGTCCGCCCTGATCGAACGCATCCAATACGCCATCCGCAAGTATAAAGCACGCCGAGTCTCGATCGACTCCGTCACTGCCGTCTTCCAACAGTACGACGCCGCCTCCGTCGTCCGTCGCGAAATCTTCCGCCTCGTCGCCCGCCTCAAACAAGTCGGCGCCACCACGATCATGACCACCGAACGGGTGGAAGAATACGGTCCGGTCGCCCGCTTTGGCGTCGAAGAGTTCGTTTCCGATAACGTCGTCATCCTGCGTAACGTCCTCGAAGGCGAACGGCGCCGCCGCACGATCGAAATTCTCAAATTGCGTGGGACTACCCACATGAAGGGAGAATATCCTTTCACCATGACCACCGACGGGATTAATATCTTTCCCCTCGGCGCCATGCGCCTCACCCAGCGATCGTCCAACGCCCGCGTGTCTTCCGGGGTCAAGACCCTCGACGAAATGTGTGGCGGCGGTTTCTTCAAAGATTCGATCATTCTGGCGACCGGGGCGACGGGAACCGGGAAAACCCTGCTGGTGAGCAAGTTTCTCGAAGATGCGTGCATGAACGGCGAACGGGCGATGATGTTCGCTTACGAAGAATCCCGCGCCCAACTTTTGAGAAATGCCTATTCTTGGGGCATCGATTTTGAGGAGTTGGAGAAAAAAGGCTTGCTCAGAATCATGTGCGCCTATCCCGAATCGGCGGGTTTGGAAGATCACTTGCAGATTATTAAAACAGAAATTGCCGAGTTCAAACCGTCGCGAATCGCGATCGATTCCCTGTCCGCGTTGGCGCGAGGGGTGAGTAACAATGCCTTCCGCCAATTCGTGATCGGCGTGACCGGATACGCCAAACAAGAGGAAATTACCGGGTTTTTCACCAATACCACGGACCAGTTTATGGGGTCTCACTCGATCACCGACTCCCATATTTCCACGATTACCGACACGATCATCATGTTGCAATACGTGGAGATTCGCGGCGAAATGTCTCGGGCGATCAACGTGTTCAAAATGCGCGGATCCTGGCACGATAAAGGGATCCGCGAGTATACGATCAGCGAACACGGGCCGGAGATTAAGGATTCGTTCCGCAACTACGAACGGATTATTAGCGGTTCGCCGAGTCGCATTTCTGTGGATGAAAAGAGCGAACTCTCACGTATTGTTAAAGGCGTACAGGGGAAAGTCGGCGAGTAG
- the pirA gene encoding arginine synthesis PII-interacting regulator PirA, protein MKLTYRGIGYDYEPPTIDMMESEFGGKYRGNAWTVRYPRHVPVPQPVATLKYRGVPYQTGQTLGSRTPVTASVPAAAIAVSMDNPHEEMLAEVAKAHRESICRSLERRLEAAKARGDRHLVQMLEKESQQLTCSIG, encoded by the coding sequence ATGAAACTGACTTATCGCGGCATCGGTTACGACTACGAACCCCCCACGATCGACATGATGGAAAGCGAATTCGGCGGGAAATATCGCGGCAATGCTTGGACCGTGCGCTATCCGAGACACGTTCCCGTCCCCCAACCCGTTGCCACGCTCAAATATCGCGGCGTCCCTTACCAGACGGGACAAACCCTCGGCAGCCGCACCCCAGTCACTGCCTCAGTTCCGGCGGCGGCGATCGCGGTTTCAATGGACAACCCCCACGAGGAAATGTTGGCTGAAGTCGCCAAAGCCCATCGCGAGAGCATCTGCCGCAGTTTGGAACGGCGCTTGGAAGCAGCGAAAGCACGGGGCGATCGGCATCTGGTGCAAATGCTTGAAAAAGAATCTCAGCAATTGACTTGCTCGATTGGATAA
- a CDS encoding F0F1 ATP synthase subunit gamma, which translates to MTNIEDLKRQIDTSRDLLSVVKTMKALAAVSIRQYEKAVESLAEYNRTVEMGLQVVLRTQVQPRSLRPGAGESFAAVVFGSDWGMCGQFNEQIASVAIAAIERQSERSRDRRILVVGLRAAGALEAAGLQVDRQFAVPSSASAIATLVREILLAIDPWQERQAIDRLVLFYNQSRGSSAYRPYQQQILPLDRPWLDRLKSSQWPTRMLPQFTLAPDRLFSALIREYCFVSLFRACAQSLASENASRLASMQIAEKNIGDRLEDLNVQYQYERQNSITSELLDIVSGFEALRELS; encoded by the coding sequence ATGACAAATATCGAGGATTTAAAACGGCAAATCGACACCAGTCGCGATTTGCTCTCGGTGGTCAAAACCATGAAAGCCCTGGCTGCGGTGAGTATTCGGCAGTACGAGAAAGCCGTCGAATCCCTCGCCGAGTACAACCGCACCGTGGAAATGGGGTTGCAGGTGGTCTTGAGAACCCAGGTGCAACCGCGATCGCTCCGTCCCGGTGCTGGCGAGTCTTTTGCGGCGGTGGTGTTCGGTTCCGATTGGGGAATGTGCGGTCAATTTAACGAACAAATTGCCAGTGTGGCGATCGCCGCGATCGAGCGGCAGTCGGAGCGATCGCGCGATCGCCGGATTTTGGTGGTGGGACTGCGCGCGGCGGGGGCTTTGGAAGCGGCGGGACTCCAGGTAGACCGACAGTTTGCGGTTCCCAGTTCCGCCAGTGCGATCGCCACTTTAGTGCGCGAAATTTTGCTGGCGATCGATCCGTGGCAGGAACGGCAGGCGATCGATCGTTTGGTGTTGTTTTACAACCAATCTCGCGGGAGTTCGGCCTATCGCCCTTACCAACAGCAAATTTTACCCCTCGATCGCCCCTGGTTAGACCGGCTCAAATCCAGCCAATGGCCGACGCGGATGCTTCCCCAGTTTACCCTCGCCCCCGATCGCCTGTTTTCGGCTTTAATTCGCGAATATTGCTTTGTTTCGCTGTTTCGCGCTTGTGCGCAATCCCTCGCCAGTGAAAATGCGAGTCGGTTGGCGTCGATGCAAATTGCCGAAAAAAATATCGGCGATCGCCTCGAAGACCTCAACGTGCAGTATCAGTACGAACGCCAAAACTCGATTACTAGCGAACTGCTCGATATTGTCTCCGGATTTGAAGCTTTAAGAGAGCTATCCTGA